One part of the Sulfolobus tengchongensis genome encodes these proteins:
- a CDS encoding TIGR00266 family protein has translation MPEYEILGHDIQYLKVILSEGETIYADAGHMVAKQSSVEMKTRLRGGFFGGLKRALSGGSFFVTEFYGPGEVYLSGIFPGNIIQIPLQGNGILAEPHTFLSAESSVNYSEKLDKLTVGWLGGEGLFLAKFKGNGNLFLHSYGDVIIKDLADGETMQVEASHLMAFEEGMKYSVQTVGGLRSIFFAHEGLFFVTVTGPGRIWMHTLTAQQLAQAIQPFLPQGQQGGVNFQGGFQI, from the coding sequence ATGCCTGAATATGAAATTTTAGGTCATGACATTCAATATTTAAAGGTAATTTTAAGTGAAGGAGAAACAATATATGCGGATGCAGGACATATGGTTGCTAAGCAGTCATCTGTGGAGATGAAGACTAGACTAAGGGGTGGATTTTTCGGTGGATTGAAGAGAGCGTTAAGTGGCGGATCATTTTTCGTAACAGAATTCTACGGTCCAGGAGAAGTTTATTTGTCGGGAATATTCCCTGGGAATATTATTCAAATACCTCTTCAAGGAAACGGAATATTGGCTGAACCTCACACTTTCTTATCAGCTGAATCTAGCGTAAATTATAGTGAAAAATTAGATAAACTTACCGTGGGATGGTTAGGCGGAGAGGGTTTATTTTTGGCGAAATTTAAGGGAAATGGAAATTTGTTCCTACACTCCTATGGTGACGTGATAATTAAGGATTTGGCTGATGGAGAAACGATGCAAGTTGAGGCATCACATTTAATGGCGTTTGAAGAAGGTATGAAATACAGTGTGCAGACTGTAGGTGGATTGAGGTCAATATTCTTTGCCCATGAGGGATTATTCTTCGTAACTGTCACTGGTCCAGGAAGAATTTGGATGCATACGTTAACTGCTCAGCAATTAGCTCAAGCAATACAACCATTCTTGCCTCAAGGACAACAAGGAGGAGTAAACTTTCAAGGCGGATTTCAAATTTAA
- a CDS encoding ABC transporter ATP-binding protein: MKSFKGRPVLNDVTFVVKKGSITGFIGPNGAGKTTTIKILSGLLRKDSGVVRVLDEDPWDNPRIKQKVSVIFTKLPYPPNDTVEEYLNDLNSVFHGDLQSLIKEFNLREHLRKRISQLSSGQAQKIQLIAALIKNPELIIADEPTANLDPKARLEFYDIVREMNRKMGVTFFISSHILSELERVITHVVFINNGQIVAQGEINDVESKLDSSEILILVREKEKALEVLKEFNPTLDGAYIKVSGRMREIIDLLDDAGVEVLNVRKTSLDDVFKKLSSI, from the coding sequence ATGAAATCTTTTAAAGGCAGACCGGTACTTAATGATGTTACATTTGTGGTTAAAAAAGGGTCAATTACGGGATTTATAGGACCTAACGGTGCTGGAAAAACAACTACTATAAAGATTCTATCAGGATTATTACGTAAAGACTCTGGTGTTGTAAGGGTTTTAGATGAGGACCCATGGGATAATCCTAGAATTAAGCAAAAGGTTTCAGTAATATTCACTAAATTACCTTATCCTCCAAATGATACCGTAGAGGAATACCTTAATGACTTAAACTCAGTATTTCATGGGGATTTACAGAGTTTAATTAAGGAATTCAATCTGAGAGAGCACTTGAGAAAGAGAATTTCGCAACTGTCTTCTGGTCAAGCACAAAAAATACAGTTAATCGCTGCTTTAATTAAAAACCCTGAACTTATAATAGCTGATGAGCCTACGGCAAATTTAGATCCTAAGGCGAGGTTAGAATTTTACGATATAGTAAGGGAGATGAATAGAAAAATGGGAGTTACTTTCTTCATTTCATCTCATATTCTTTCTGAACTGGAGAGAGTTATTACTCATGTCGTGTTTATTAACAATGGTCAGATTGTTGCCCAGGGCGAAATTAACGACGTTGAGTCGAAATTGGATTCGTCAGAAATACTTATTCTAGTAAGGGAGAAGGAAAAAGCTTTAGAGGTACTTAAGGAGTTTAACCCCACATTAGACGGTGCTTATATTAAAGTGAGTGGTAGAATGAGAGAAATAATAGATTTACTTGATGATGCAGGTGTCGAAGTTCTTAATGTGAGAAAAACCAGTCTGGATGACGTATTTAAGAAACTAAGTTCAATTTAA
- the csx1 gene encoding CRISPR-associated CARF protein Csx1, whose translation MTNTILFSVFGDPTNYRRVSYRIKNQVIQSYTSTKALCKALNVDKTIVFLSFTLYHKLVGDFLPTYGESVEKMKSKLTETTKSIKDLTEECKNVEFVISPGVGMFADDKKNFIVYREEKSSSSNDINLYFNHLYYTILSTLSKYESPIVYVDLTHGINYMPIALYNTVITAMMAHGKGIAHFFNSDPYVGRDDDSNIELNINEINKINFDTANSFNSLILEFLSKDIEYYVGISRVDDIDKIYRLAKAAFAGAYILVFHFKNFINLMLGKVEDKLKQINNMKIEVNVKGNLKEITYKLDMKISYYLAHALLYSLSKLVNYDKISQDTLIKWETEYANYTVAALMERERENIMRIKKEPSKSRMDKRNYLAHVGLLKEIIDVDLSYIHGDAKIEEIKYKNKKGGSLENLLENLLDIFK comes from the coding sequence ATGACCAACACCATTTTATTCTCTGTTTTCGGAGATCCTACAAATTATAGGCGGGTTTCTTACAGAATTAAAAACCAAGTTATTCAATCTTACACTTCAACAAAAGCTCTATGTAAAGCATTGAATGTTGATAAGACAATTGTCTTTCTCTCTTTTACTCTTTATCATAAGTTAGTTGGAGATTTCTTACCCACTTATGGAGAATCTGTTGAAAAAATGAAAAGCAAATTAACAGAAACGACAAAAAGTATAAAAGACCTAACAGAAGAGTGCAAAAACGTAGAGTTTGTTATTTCTCCAGGCGTTGGAATGTTTGCAGATGATAAGAAAAACTTTATAGTGTATAGGGAAGAAAAATCCTCAAGTAGTAATGATATAAATCTTTACTTTAATCACCTCTATTATACAATACTCTCGACCCTTTCTAAATATGAAAGCCCCATAGTATATGTTGATTTGACCCATGGCATAAATTACATGCCCATAGCCCTATATAACACAGTCATTACTGCCATGATGGCTCATGGAAAAGGTATTGCTCATTTCTTCAATTCAGATCCTTACGTAGGTAGGGATGACGATAGCAACATTGAGCTCAATATAAATGAGATAAATAAGATCAATTTCGATACTGCTAATAGCTTTAATAGCCTAATTCTAGAGTTCTTAAGCAAGGATATCGAATATTATGTAGGGATAAGCAGAGTAGACGACATAGATAAGATATATAGATTAGCGAAAGCTGCGTTTGCTGGAGCGTACATTCTTGTATTTCACTTTAAGAACTTTATAAATTTGATGTTAGGAAAAGTTGAGGATAAGCTTAAGCAAATTAACAATATGAAAATAGAGGTAAACGTAAAGGGTAACCTTAAAGAAATAACTTACAAACTTGATATGAAAATCTCATATTACTTAGCTCATGCTCTCCTTTACTCCTTAAGTAAGTTAGTAAACTACGATAAGATTTCTCAAGATACACTTATTAAATGGGAAACTGAATACGCTAATTACACCGTTGCTGCACTTATGGAGCGGGAAAGAGAGAACATAATGAGAATAAAAAAAGAGCCAAGTAAGTCTCGTATGGATAAACGGAATTATCTAGCTCATGTGGGGCTATTAAAGGAGATAATAGATGTAGATCTAAGCTATATACATGGAGATGCAAAAATAGAGGAGATAAAATATAAAAATAAAAAAGGCGGTAGCCTAGAAAATCTGCTTGAAAACTTACTTGATATTTTCAAATAA